From Sphingorhabdus sp. SMR4y:
CGAAAAAAGAGAGAAGCCCGCCCGCGACACCGGTGCCATCGACATCGGCATCCATATCTACATCGCTGTCGAAGCCGCCGAAGCCGATCAGTTGCAAAACACCAAGAGCGACCATCAAAACCAGGGCTGCCGCGAAAACAATGTTTTCGTCTGCTAGCCAAAAGTCGATCACCATCCCGCTCCTTGAAAAAAACATCTTATACTTTTGATATTGGATAGAATATTCGGGATTCGGTCAATGTAAATCGATATTCATTATCCTCTTTTGCCAAGTTGACAGTGGCTCTCGACAGAAGCGATTATCGCGCCTAGACTCCGGACATTCCCCGGGGAGTCGTTTGACTGAGAGGGGCGCGTAACGTCGCCCGACCCGCAGAACCTGATCCGGCCCCGCTCATACGGGCTTACCGGCGTAGGGAGGGAGCGGTTATTTGGGCATCCCCGATACGCTCTTTCTCCCTCAGGACAGAAGGAGAGACGCGATGGGCAGTGCAGGCAATATTACCGGGTGGATCACCCTATTTTTTGGCCTTTACGGCCTCGCCGCCGGTGTCGGCGAATTTCGCAATCCCGGCTTCTGGGGACGGATGGTGCGCGAAGTCCAGGCCAGCAGCGCGCTGCAGTTTCTTACCGGCTTCATCACCCTGATCCTCGGCGCGACCATCTATCTGGTCAATCCCTTCGATCCGGCTGACTGGCTGTCGATCCTGATCACCGTTATCGGCGGCTGGATATTGATCGAAGGCCTGCTGATCATGGCGGTCGGCGACTGGTTCATGGGCATTGCCGCCCGCCTGATGGGCAAGGGCGCACGCGCCTGGGCAATATTCTCCATCATATTCGGCCTCGTGGCCGCCTTTGCCGGCTTCGTCCGGCTTCAAGTTTAACTCAAAAAAGAAAGCAATCCTGATATGGCTGATCTTCCAGCAAAGACCGAAATTGGCGTAACCACAGGCCCGATTAGCGGCTCGAAAAAAGTCCATGTCGCGGCGCACAGCGGCTCCGGCATCCGCGTCGCGATGCGCGAGATCAGCCTCGAGGGCGGCGAAGCGCCGGTGCGAGTCTATGACACCAGCGGGCCTTATACCGATCCCGAGGCGCTGATCGATATCAACACCGGCCTCAACGAATTGCGATCCCCCTGGATCCGCGCGCGCGGCGATGTCGAGGAAGTCGACCAGCGCGAGGTCAAGCCGGAAGACAATGGCCAGCTCGGCCCCGACCGCTCCGGCGGTGTCGCGCCTTTCCCCAATGTTCGCCGCAAGGTGCTGCGGGCCAAGCCCGGCGCCAACGTCTCCCAGATGCATTATGCGCGTCAGGGCATCATCACCCCCGAAATGGAATATGTCGCCGAGCGCGAAAATCTCGGGCGCGAGCGGCTCAAGGAATATAAGCGCGACGGCGAAAGCTTCGGGGCGTCGATTCCCGACTATGTCACGCCGGAATTCGTTCGCGACGAAATCGCACGGGGCAGGGCGATCATCCCCAATAATATCAACCACCCGGAAAGCGAACCGATGGCGATCGGGCGCAATTTCCTGGTCAAGATCAACGCCAATATCGGCAACAGCGCGGTCGCGTCCGATGTCGCATCCGAAGTCGACAAGATGGTCTGGTCGATCCGCTGGGGCGCCGATACGGTCATGGACCTGTCCACCGGCCGCAATATCCACGACACCCGCGAATGGATCATCCGCAACAGCCCCGTCCCGATCGGCACCGTGCCGATCTATCAGGCGCTGGAAAAAGTCGGCGGCGTCGCCGAGGACCTGACCTGGGAAATCTTCCGCGATACCCTGATCGAGCAGGCCGAGCAGGGCGTCGACTATTTCACCATCCACGCCGGCGTCCGTCTGCCCTACGTGCCGATGGCGGCCAAGCGCGTCACCGGCATCGTCTCCCGCGGCGGATCGATCATGGCGAAATGGTGCCTCGCGCATCACAAGGAAAGCTTCCTCTACGAACATTTCGACGACATCACCGAGATCATGAAGGCCTATGACATCGCCTACAGCCTCGGCGACGGCCTGCGCCCCGGCTCGATTGCCGACGCCAATGACGAGGCGCAATTTTCCGAGCTCTACACGCTCGGCGAACTGACCCACCGTGCGTGGAAGTCCGACGTGCAGGTGATGATCGAAGGCCCCGGCCATGTGCCGATGCACAAGATCAAGGAGAATATGGAAAAGCAGCTCGAAGTCTGCGGCGAGGCGCCGTTCTACACGCTCGGCCCCCTCACCACCGACATCGCGCCCGGCTATGACCATATCACCAGCGGCATCGGCGCCGCCCAGATCGGCTGGTACGGCACGGCGATGCTCTGCTATGTCACGCCCAAGGAGCATCTCGGCTTGCCTGACCGTGACGACGTGAAAGTCGGCGTCGTCACCTACAAGCTCGCCGCCCACGCCGCCGACCTCGCCAAGGGCCACCCCGCCGCGCAGGTCCGCGACGATGCGCTGTCAAAAGCCCGCTTTGAGTTCCGCTGGCGCGACCAGTTCAACCTGTCGCTCGACCCGGAAACCGCGATGCAATATCACGACCAGACGCTGCCGGCAGAGGGCGCGAAGACCGCCCATTTCTGTTCGATGTGCGGACCTAAGTTTTGTTCGATGAAAATCAGCCAGGAAGTCCGCGACTTTGCCAGCAAACAGAACCAGAGCGCCGAAGGCTTCATCGCCTCGGAGAAACTGGGTGCGGATACGGCGGCGGCGAGCAAGGCGGCAGCGGAAGAAGGCATGCGCGAGATGAGCGAGAAATATAAGGATATGGGAGACCGGCTCTATTTGCCCGCGGATGAGGTTGGGTAAATTCCCATCAGAAGTTTTTGCCAGTTTGAGGTTTCGACTTTATATTGGCCTGAATGGTAGGATTAGAAATGGCTGAAGAAAAAACTCCAAATTACGACGCTGACTTTGTGGATAGAGACGAAGAATTCGAACTAGATGGTCCACAGGAAGATTCCGATGGTCAGACAGTTACGCTCGCTGATTTCGACGGACTGGTTTTAGCTCCGAGCGATTGGACGGTTGGAACGATAAGAGAGCAAATTGGGAAGCAGATTGATCTCGACCCAGACTTCCAGCGTCGAAACGTATGGTCATTGCGAGCGAAATCGAAATTTGTGGAATCAGTTCTATTGGGAGTGCCAATTCCGCAAATACTTCTGTCCTCCAAGGAAAATTCGCGGAGTGCGTTTCTGGTTTTGGACGGGAAGCAACGGCTTACAGCCATCAACGAATTTATGAATGGCAAGACGGCATCGAATCACAAATTCAAACTTCGCAATTTGACAATTCTCACTGAACTTGAGGGTGCAACGTGGGAAGATATTCGAGACAAGAGTGATTGGGGGGATCGCTTTTTGAATGCCACATTGCGCACCGCGGTTTTGCGAGGATGGAACTCAGAAGCTGTCCTTTATGAAATTTTTCATCGATTAAATTCAGGCTCGGTGAGACTTTCGCCGATGGAATTAAGAATGTCTCTGCATCCCGGAGATTTCCTTAAGTTCATTATTAAATGGACCGAAGACATTAGCTCACTACACCGGTTACTTAAGAAAAAGTATCCTGACGCACGCATGAATGATGTTGAATTATGCGTCAGATTTTTGGCGTTCTCGGATGATCAGCTGCTTTACGATGGAAATTTGAAAGTATTTCTCGACGAGCTGGCAAAGATCTACAATGAAAAATTTCAGAATTCAGAGTTCGCTCAACAGGTACAGGATCGACTAAACGTGATGAATTTCGCGATCGATATAGGTATGAACGTTTTTGGTCCCAAAAACTTTTGCCGGAAATGGTTAGGCGAAAGATACGAATATCGTTTCAATCGAGCTTTGTTTGACGTTTTGGTTGGTTCCTTATCACATAAAAGGGTGTCGAATTGGGCACAGGAAAATCCAGAACAATTTGAAAGTGCTTTCAAAGAGCTTTGTTCCGACTCTCCTAAATTCATTAGGTATGTTGAAGTTACGACAAAAACGAATGAGGCCACTAAGGGGCGTTTTAGTCTTTGGTATGACAAGCTGGAACAGGCATCAGGGATCAAGTTGCCGATCCCGAATATAAAGTAAATGGAAACGCCAACGCTTCTGTATCAGCAAATGATCCGAAATATTGATCATGCGCGTAAACTAGTGAGTAATGTTGAGCCAAACGGATGCAAAACTGACTTGCAGCACCTCAAATTGCGATCATTTGTGTTGCTTACCCATTCGATAATTGAAGAGTATATCGAGGATTTAGGAAGAGAGGTTGCTGTTGAGGCGCGTAAAGAGTTTAAAAAGGGAAAAATTACAAAGGCATTAGTAGCTCTTATTTCAGGGACCTATATATTTATGTGACCCATTGACTTGGGTCAAATAAGTTTGTATAGAATAAGGGACGCAACGGAGTCCCTACAATGAAGCAATTCAATACCCTGATCGAAATGATGGATGCCTTCCCTAATGAACAGGCAGCGATTGATCATTTGCAGGCTATCCGTTGGAAGGATGGCGCATATTGCCCCCATTGCGGTAGCACGAAGGTTTATCATTTCTCCGATGGTAAAAACCATAAGTGCGGCGATTGCCGGAAACGCTTTTCCATCCGCGTTGGTTCGATTTTTGAAGATAGCAAATTGCCGTTGCGCAAATGGTTCATGGCAATTTGGTTGGTTACGTCTCACAAAAAAGGCATCTCCAGCGTTCAACTCGCCAAAGATATCGGCGTAACTCAAAAATCAGCATGGTTTATGCTCCACCGCCTTCGCCATGCAGCGCAAACGAAAAGCTTCAACGCTCCATTGGAAAACGAAGTTGAGGCTGATGAAACTTTCATCGGCGGAAAAGAAAAAAACAAACATTCGTGGCAGCGCACTGGCGGCAAGCAAGGTGGCGCGGGAAAATCAGCCGTTCTAGGCATCCTAGAGCGCAACGGTGAACTCCGCACAATGGAAACACCGAACCTTCGCGCAGGCACTATTCAGGGCGCTATCAGGGCTAACGTCAAGGCTGGTTCAACACTTATGACGGACGAGCACGGCGCTTTTAACGGCTTGGGATCGGACTATATGCACCATCGTGTCGTCCACAGTGCGGGAGAATATGTTCGCGATTACTGCATCCACACGAACGGCATTGAAAGCGTATGGGCTTTGTTCAAGCGCCAGATCATCGGAACTCACCATTGGCTTTCGCCCAAACATCTGTCAAAATATCTGAACGAAATGACATGGCGCTTTAATCGCCGCGAAATGGAAGAGGGTGAGCGCGTCAATTCCCTACTTTCCCAAGTTGACGGACGCTTGACCTACAAGGCACTGATAGCATGACCGATAAGAAAAAATATGACGAAGAATTTGGCTTAGACATGGAGCTGGAAGAAGCCCTTCAACGCTTCGGATCAGTTACAAAAGAGGAGCTGGAAGAAGCCTCAAAGGAGCGAACCGATGTGGTGCCGGAAGGCGAGCATCAGATCGCACTCTTCAAGAAGGAAGAAATCCGGAAAATTCTTCATAACGGAGAGTGGATGTTCTCCGTAGTCGATGTGATCGGGGCTTTGACTGATAGTGACCGGTCTCGCAAATATTGGTCAGACTTAAAACGTCAACTATCTGAAAAAGAGGGCTTTGATGAACTGTCCGAAAATATCGGACAGTTGCCATTGCCCGCAACAGACGGCAAAATGCGTCAATCAGACGTTGCAAATACCGAAACATTGTTGCGCATTATTCAGTCTGTTCCTTCACCTAAGGCAGAACCTTTCAAACGCTGGCTAGCCAAGGTCGGCTATGAACGCATCCAGGAAATGCAAGACCCCGAGATTGCCATAAAACGGGCAATCATGACCTATCAGATCAAGGGTTATTCTGACGACTGGATTGAGAAGCGCGTTCGTTCAATTGTTGCGCGGAAAGAGTTAACCCGTGAATGGGCAAAGCGCGGCGTCAAAGAAGGCCAGCAATACGCTATGCTCTCTAACATCATATCTGAAAATACATTTGGAGTAGGCGTTGCCCGCCACAAACGCGTCAAAGGTCTTAGTAGCCAAAACCTTCGTGATCATATGACCGATCTAGAGCTAATTCTCACCATGCTTGGCGAAACATCAACAACGGCAATCACGAAGCAGCGTGACAGCCAAGGATTGTATGAAAATGCCGAAGCGGCGAAGGCCGGTGGCTCTATTGCTGGTGGGGCAAGAAAGCAAATCGAGGCGGAAACTGGCCAGAAGGTTGTTTCAACACAGAATTATCTCGGCGGCAACAAAAGGGTTGCGGACCCTGAGCAGCTTACGATTAAGGGAAAGGGAGACTAGACGTTTGGCCACAAGGCAACGATGAATCTACATGCGTTGGTAAGGTCATTTATTCGTCTAGTGCTTGACGTGGGAGCGGTAAAAACTTCACCGTGCTGAATATCAATCGACATACAAAGGCGGTTGGTCGGTACTTGATTGCCCGCTAAGTTTTGTTCAACGTGCGCTCGGGCTAGGGTTGCAACGTAGAGACCCATCTGACGCCGACGCGTTAGCGCAGTTTCAGATGTCTCTCCGCTTTGTGTCATTCTCAAAACAGCAGCGCCAATCTGCACGTCGCCATTGCGAGCAGTACCGTTAACAAGCAAATCTGCTCGGATAGAAATTTCCAGACCTTCAATAGTCAACTTAGGTTGGCTACTCGGAGCGCGCGCAAATGAATATTGGCCAAGTTGATTCTGCATCCTTTGAAGCCCATGTATCACTTCGATCGAATTGCGGGCATCATCCTGTCTCAAGGCAGACACGCTCGAATCAACCATCCGCTGTTCAAACATTGTTTCCGCTGTATTTAGGGGATTCACGGCGCGATTAACATCTGCTAGGTGCTCACAAATTGGGCCTCTAACATCTTTATATCGGATGATCGGGGGTATCTGTGGGTTTTTGGCTCTCCGGACTATTCCGACACGCGCTGTGTCAGATGAAACCATGAACAAAGCCAAATCATTCACAGAAATACGCGGATCGCGGGTCGATCTAGGAGCAGGAGTTCTAGCCATGGACGAGATACTAGGTTCAGTTCAACTTGATGAAAAGCGTTTTTTACACTTGGGCATGCTATCGCCGCATAGCCTTACCGACTTGGAGTCGGAGGAGTTGGGCTTTGACGGCTATTTTCTATTTGAAACTGACGACGATGAAAAATCAAAAGGGATTAGCATTTTAGGCAAAGCCCCTACTCTAGATGCAGCCTTCAGATTATTGGAAATTTGGCAACGAAGCATGAGCCGCGATGTGGGTCACATAAATATATAGGTCCCTTATTTCAAGCCGGGTTTTAGTAGAGATTAGGGAAAAAAGCCGAAAAAAGATAGGTTCTGATCTTGTTAGAAATCTTGATATATTTTCTCAAGAAGCATTTCTAACATATCGCAACGTTTTGGATTCAAACAACGGAATTCAACCTCAGGATTTGGACAACGTATTTCTACCGATTGGTTTCGATCCGCGCGAAACAAATTTATCACTCGTCAATGCGCTTCAAGCTCTGGGAGAGAAACGAGGAGGCTTAGCTCACAAGTTCGCGATCAGCCAGCAATTGACGTTGAGTTCCTTTGAGACTGATTTGAAGTACGTAGTTTCAGATTTATTAACTTTCGACGAAGAAGCCTGTATAGCGTTAGGGACTAACATGCAGGTGGCTGAGGAGGCCGTATAGCTAAAGATCATAGTATAAACCAGACCCAGTATTTGTATCTAGATTGCGCGTACTATAACCGTATGCGCGACGCAAAGTCTTGCAGCCTCAACCCCCCGGCATCAACTTCCCCACCAGCGCCCTTAGCTCGCTCGGCGTCGTATGTCCCGCGCCCACCTCGTGATAGCCGATCCCGGCCTTGCGCAGCGCTTCCTTTTTGACCGCATCGCGGGCGGCGGCGCTGGGGCCGGTGCAATCAGTCGAAGTCACCGAGTCTGGCACGTTCCAGACGCCATTCGGCGGCATCAATAATGGGCTGTCTGAAAGACCCTCTATGTCTAACGACGATCGCCTCGAAGCTTATGTCTAGCTTCCCCGCTCGAGCTAGGGTTTTCAAACCTTTTTGGATCTTACTATCGGCCATCAATCTGCATAAAGCTTCCTTGGGGCCGTACGTATCGATCATACGGTGCGTATAAGTCGCATAACCTCCAATAAGCCGTTCATATTCCTCGATAGCCAAGTCAATGTCACGGCGCAGTGCTGCGTCTTCCATCTGAATACTCCCTCAAACAAATCCGAATAGAGAAGATTCACCCCACCGGCACCAACTTCTCCACCAGCGCCCTCAACTCCCCCGCAGTCGTATGCCCCGCGACCACCTCATGATAGCCGATCCCCGCCCGGCGCAGCGCTTCCTTCTTCACCGCGTCGCGGGCGGCAGCGCACTCACCCGCATGGTGGCCGGATCCCTGATATTCGAGCGCGTGGACCACGCGGCAGCGGTCGTCCATCAGGGCGAAATCGACGCGCTTGCTATTGACGCTCAGAAAGGCCTGCTTGTCGGGGCTGGCGAGAAATTCGCCGAGCGAGACCTGCGCCATCACCTGCCAGCCGGGATTGCGCGCGATCACCGCCTTGTCGAGCGCGGTGAAGACATTGGCCTCCGACTTGTTGAGCAACGGCCGGGAGGTGAATTTGGCGCGGCTCACCTTCATCAGCTGGCCGGCGGCGAATTCGGCGCCGCTCTTCTTGCCCGCGGTGTGATATTTCGGACCGTTCCTCCGGCGCCAGGCCGCCCGCCGGGCACCGACGCGATATTGTTCCACCGCGCTGCCCAGCATGAACGCGATCACCAGGGCCACCAGCCCGGGCAAGTTCGACAGGATGAAAACCATCGGTCCGTCCTTCTTTCTAATCCATTTCTCCTGCCCGGATCATGACCGGATACAGTTGAAAAACGGTGTACGGCGGGCGTTCGCAAAAAATCTGTTTGTTTCCAATGGATTGCGATTGGCCGGCATTGTCCATCCACCACGCAACCTTTCCCCGCCCCCGGCGTAACCCTTGAATGAAGCAATCTCTAAGCCTCCTCCCGCTCGGGCTCCTCGCGGCCTGCTCCTCGCAGCCCTCCGCAGACCCCGAGCCGACGGCGGAAGAGACTGTTTCTGTGACACCCGCACCGCCGATGGCGCCGGAGAAGACAGCCCCCGCTTCCGATCCCGCGCCATCGGCAACCACGCTCACCCCCGCCGGACTGGGCGATCTGCGGATCGGTCAGGCGGTTCCCCCCGATAGCAGCTGGGCCGAGCGCGGCGCGCAGGCATCGGATGTCTGCCGCGTGCTGTCCTCGCCCGACTATCCGGACGCCTATGCCATTGTCGAAGAAGGCAAGGTCCGCCGCATCTCGATCAGCAAGGGTTCCAAGGTCAGGCTGGCAGAGGGAATTGGCCCCGGCGCAACCGAAGCCGCGGTGAAAAAACATTTCCCCTATCCCGCCACGCCGCACAAATATGTCGACGCGCCAGCCAAATATCTGACCGCCCCCGATGCCGCCGACGGCACCCCCGCACTGCGTTTCGAAATCGGCAGCGACGGCACGGTCAGCCAGATCCACGCCGGCACGATGCCGGTGCTCGGCTATGTCGAGGCCTGTTCCTGAGGCGTTAGAGCACCACAAGACCCGTTCGCCCTGAGCCTGTCGAAGGGCAGTGTCTACAGAGCAATGCCACTTCATCCCACCCGTGCTTCGACAAGCTCGGCACGAACGGGACATGCGCCGGACGCGCTTCCACGCCGCTGCACCGCCCACGATTGATCTTCAAATAAACCGTCCGCCCTGAGCCTGTCGAAGGGCAGTGTCTACAGAGCAATGCCACTTCATCCCACCCGTGCTTCGACAAGCTCGGCACGAACGGAACGTGCGCCGGACGCGCTTCCACGCCGCTGCACCGCCCACGATTGATCTTCAAATAAACCGTCCGCCCTGAGCCTGTCGAAGGGCTGCGTCTGCAGGGCAATGCCACTTCATCCCACCTATGCTTCGACAAGCTCGGCACGAACAGAACGTGCGCCGGACACGCTTCCGCGCCGCTGCACCGCCCACGATTGATCCTCAAAAACCCCGTTCGCCCTGAGCCTGTCGAGCCGCAGGCGACCGCAGCCCAACAAAAAAGCCGCCCCGCGAGGGACGGCTTTTCCGGGATGGAACTGCTGCATGGGAGGGAGAGGGAGAGCGAGCAGCGCCGGTTCAGGGAGGGATTGGATCTAGACCTTGTCGCCCAGTGCGCCCTTGACCGAGCCTTCGACCTGCTGGGCCTTGCCCTTGGTTTCCTGGGCCGCGCCTTCGGCACGGGTTTCGGGATCATTGCTTTTCTGTTTGGCCTTGCCAACGGCTTCGTTTGCATTGCCTTTTACCTTGTCTACGAATTCGCCCATTTTCATCATCCTTCTGTTGTGGCCGGCTGTCCGGCCCTTGGGGGAGGCAGGCGTCTGTGCCTGCACGGTCTATCTATGCGTGAGGCCTTCGATGGTTCCCGCAGCGATCACGGGTCGGCGCTGGCAAAAAACGGACTGGCGCTTGGCCGGATACCGGGGCGCGCAGCGGCAATGGCCGCTACCACCGCCGGAGGGCATCAGACAGGGCAGGGGCTCGTCACAGTCTATTCGATATCGATCGACAGCTCGGCCTTCAGGGAATCCTTGATCCGCCGGGCCTTGTCCTTGATCTGTTCGATGCTGTCCTCGGCCCGGGCTTCGGCGGACGCGTTTTCGCGCCCGGTCTCGTCAGCCGCTTCATCTTTCCCGGCCTTCCTTGGGGTTGGTCGTTCCTGCATCGGTTCCTCCTGTGCTTCGTTCCATCAACGCGCGAGCCGCCGGAGGGTTGCCTGTTGAGCGCCGGTCGCGCCTATTCCTCCGCCCCCTCGATCATCGCGAACAGCTCCGCCCCGGTCAGCGTCTCGCTCTCCCCGGCGAAGCTGTAATAAGCCGGCTTCTCGTCGATAAACACCTGCCGCCGCAGGGTCAGGGTGCCATCCCTGTCGGTCGCATCATCGAACAGCCCGGCGCAAACCATATGCTCGCCCGTGCCCTTCAGCCGATAGAAAAGATGCGAGCCGCAGGCCGAACAAAAGGCCCGCTCCGCCCATTCCGACGAGCTGTACACCGTCATCCGCTCCGCCCCGCCGATCTCCACATCCGTCCCGCAATCAATCTCGACAAACGGCCCACCACCCCAGCGCCGGCACATCCGGCAATGACAGGCATCGACATGACTGGCGGCGTTTTTCGCGGTGATGGTGATGGCGCCGCAGAGGCAATGGCCTTGGCGGCGGGTGGTTTGGGGGTGGTCATGGGTCTTTCTTCTCTTTCTGTTTAGGTAAGGAGTATATCAAAAGTGGATTGCATTTCCATGGAGTGTTAAACGAAAGGCGTTTAGTCCGAATTTCGGCACTATTGTAACCGTCACCATAATTTGGGATTATTAATGCGAGAAATTGCGAAGGCTGATGATTGGAAGGGCAGAAGACTGCCTGCAGGAGATTTGGACGGAAATCTAGAATTCGAGAGCCATCTATTAGAGTTCGGCTGGACGCGTTCGAATTTAGAAAATGCACCTAGAGAGGGCGATCTTCAGAATTTTTTATTAGAAAATTATAACTCTGTACAGTTGGAACGGAAGAAATTACTTCGACCACTGTCACCTGCACAAGCAAAGAAAAACTCGATGTCATCATTCATCGGAACAGGTGCGCAACCACTACATACAGATTGTGCATATCAAATGATTCCACCTCAATTTGTAATGCTAAAATGTATTTCAACAGGAGAGTCGCGATGTGCTACAAGCATTGGAAGCATTGTGTGGGAGCACTTAGAAGCACAAAAACCCGTTGAAATTTACCAGTCTATTTGGACTTTTTGGGATCGCGTGAGCACTAGTTTCTATTCAACAATCGTCCATGGAATGGGCAGGCAAGCAAGAATTCGCTTCGATCCATTTTGTATGAAATCCGCGGATAATATCGAATCCGTAGAATATTTGTCTAGAAATTTGATGAATTATATTGATATAAAAGATGAGTATTTGGATGACGGGCAATGGTTGCTAATTAACAATTGGCGCGTTCTTCATGGTAGAAGTTTAGGTGCCAACTTATCACCTTCGCGCGAAATTGAGAGATCATATTGGAGTTAGCATGGATTGGGGACGGGATCATCTTTTTGACAAGGCAAAGTTATATTCTCAACGGGCAGGCGAACAAGATTTCAATTCGGCGATGTATGGGTTTTGGATGAGTCTAAGTTTGGAGTTACTCGCAAGAGCAGCTTTGGCTAAAATACATCCTGTTTTGCTGGCTGATCCAACTAACGAAGGTAACATTCACTATGTATTTGGAATAAATCCGAAGGGAAATCCTAGGTCAGTGGCTGCCAAAGCTGTGTTTGCAAGATGCTCAGTATTAATCGACAAGTTTACCGACAAAATGTCTGGGCACTGTTTATTAATGGCAGATCGTAGAAACAAAGAGCTTCATAGCGGAGCGGCTGCGTTCGAGAATATACCAAGTGATAATTGGCTACCCGCTACGTTTGAAGTGTTTGAGGTTCTGCTTGAGCATTTGGGATCATCATTAGATGATTTTCTAGGCAACGAGCACGCCGGAGTTGCTAAAGGAATGTTGCAGGATCGACGCGATCATATTGAAAAAGAGGTTAAGGATCGAGTGTCAGTCGCCAGCAAAGCATTTGCTAGTCAGGACGGAAAAGCGAAGGCACAAAGAATTGAAACTGCTGCTGCTGCTCTAAAAAATTGGGAAAACGAATCTCCCTTGGGACAAATTGTCGACTGTCCAGCATGTGGATTGCCCGCTGCGATAACCGGAGAGTCTGTGAACCGTGGGCCATTAAAAGTGAGCGAGGACGATGGTACCCTAACGAGAGAAGTTCGAGTTTTACCTAATAAATTTGCATGTCCGACCTGCGGCTTGAAAATGGATGGATATCAGGAATTATTGCAGGTTAATCTAGGAAAAGTGTTCACTTCCGAAGAAGACGAAGATCCTATTGAATTCTTTGGCATTATACCAGAAGACCATGTCGACATCGATAAGCTCTTAGAAGATCGATATTATGACGAAATGAATGGATATCAGAACGAATGAGCATTGTCGGCCTTGCCGACAAAAAATAAATTACGGTGATGGTGCACTTCTAGTCACCCCACCCCCTCACAACCCCAACGCTTTCGCAATCACCCCCTCGCCAAAATAAGCCCGCTCGCAAATGATCCGGTCGGTCCCCGGCGCAAATTCAAAGCTCGCGGCCATCCGCACCCGAAAGCTCTTGCCGGTCGGCTCAATCACCGTCCCCTCCACGGTCAGCGGGCCGAGATGCGTGCCGGTCAGCCAGAATTCGACCAGCACGACATGCTCGCCTGCCGCGCCGATCGCGATCACTTCATTGGCCTGGTCGGGAAAGGGCGTCCGCGACATCGCGAAATATTTGCGCACCGCTTCCTCGCCGTCGAATATGGTGCCATTGCCGTATAATTCATAGCGCGGATGCGCGAACGTATCGATCACCGCATCCCATTCATGGGTGATCTCCAGCGCCATATGATCGCGCACGATCTTGAGGCGCGCCTGTTCGAGGTCGGTCATCGGTTTGCTTTTCCTTGTTTTGTTGGAGAGGGTTTCGCGCAGGGGTGAGGGGAATGCAATGCTCGTCATCCACTCGTCATCCTGAATTTATTTCAGGATCCCTTAAGGCAAGCGCGCAATCGAGGGAGGTCCTGAAACGAGTTCAGGATGACGAAGGGAGGGAGCTTTGGGCAACATTTCAGCCCCTCCTCTTCAGAGGAGGGGATCAAGGGGTGGTGGCGATGCGCAAGC
This genomic window contains:
- a CDS encoding DUF2726 domain-containing protein codes for the protein MVFILSNLPGLVALVIAFMLGSAVEQYRVGARRAAWRRRNGPKYHTAGKKSGAEFAAGQLMKVSRAKFTSRPLLNKSEANVFTALDKAVIARNPGWQVMAQVSLGEFLASPDKQAFLSVNSKRVDFALMDDRCRVVHALEYQGSGHHAGECAAARDAVKKEALRRAGIGYHEVVAGHTTAGELRALVEKLVPVG
- a CDS encoding DUF262 domain-containing protein; this translates as MAEEKTPNYDADFVDRDEEFELDGPQEDSDGQTVTLADFDGLVLAPSDWTVGTIREQIGKQIDLDPDFQRRNVWSLRAKSKFVESVLLGVPIPQILLSSKENSRSAFLVLDGKQRLTAINEFMNGKTASNHKFKLRNLTILTELEGATWEDIRDKSDWGDRFLNATLRTAVLRGWNSEAVLYEIFHRLNSGSVRLSPMELRMSLHPGDFLKFIIKWTEDISSLHRLLKKKYPDARMNDVELCVRFLAFSDDQLLYDGNLKVFLDELAKIYNEKFQNSEFAQQVQDRLNVMNFAIDIGMNVFGPKNFCRKWLGERYEYRFNRALFDVLVGSLSHKRVSNWAQENPEQFESAFKELCSDSPKFIRYVEVTTKTNEATKGRFSLWYDKLEQASGIKLPIPNIK
- a CDS encoding Bro-N domain-containing protein; protein product: MTDKKKYDEEFGLDMELEEALQRFGSVTKEELEEASKERTDVVPEGEHQIALFKKEEIRKILHNGEWMFSVVDVIGALTDSDRSRKYWSDLKRQLSEKEGFDELSENIGQLPLPATDGKMRQSDVANTETLLRIIQSVPSPKAEPFKRWLAKVGYERIQEMQDPEIAIKRAIMTYQIKGYSDDWIEKRVRSIVARKELTREWAKRGVKEGQQYAMLSNIISENTFGVGVARHKRVKGLSSQNLRDHMTDLELILTMLGETSTTAITKQRDSQGLYENAEAAKAGGSIAGGARKQIEAETGQKVVSTQNYLGGNKRVADPEQLTIKGKGD
- a CDS encoding CsbD family protein; the protein is MGEFVDKVKGNANEAVGKAKQKSNDPETRAEGAAQETKGKAQQVEGSVKGALGDKV
- a CDS encoding IS1595 family transposase, with the protein product MKQFNTLIEMMDAFPNEQAAIDHLQAIRWKDGAYCPHCGSTKVYHFSDGKNHKCGDCRKRFSIRVGSIFEDSKLPLRKWFMAIWLVTSHKKGISSVQLAKDIGVTQKSAWFMLHRLRHAAQTKSFNAPLENEVEADETFIGGKEKNKHSWQRTGGKQGGAGKSAVLGILERNGELRTMETPNLRAGTIQGAIRANVKAGSTLMTDEHGAFNGLGSDYMHHRVVHSAGEYVRDYCIHTNGIESVWALFKRQIIGTHHWLSPKHLSKYLNEMTWRFNRREMEEGERVNSLLSQVDGRLTYKALIA
- the thiC gene encoding phosphomethylpyrimidine synthase ThiC produces the protein MADLPAKTEIGVTTGPISGSKKVHVAAHSGSGIRVAMREISLEGGEAPVRVYDTSGPYTDPEALIDINTGLNELRSPWIRARGDVEEVDQREVKPEDNGQLGPDRSGGVAPFPNVRRKVLRAKPGANVSQMHYARQGIITPEMEYVAERENLGRERLKEYKRDGESFGASIPDYVTPEFVRDEIARGRAIIPNNINHPESEPMAIGRNFLVKINANIGNSAVASDVASEVDKMVWSIRWGADTVMDLSTGRNIHDTREWIIRNSPVPIGTVPIYQALEKVGGVAEDLTWEIFRDTLIEQAEQGVDYFTIHAGVRLPYVPMAAKRVTGIVSRGGSIMAKWCLAHHKESFLYEHFDDITEIMKAYDIAYSLGDGLRPGSIADANDEAQFSELYTLGELTHRAWKSDVQVMIEGPGHVPMHKIKENMEKQLEVCGEAPFYTLGPLTTDIAPGYDHITSGIGAAQIGWYGTAMLCYVTPKEHLGLPDRDDVKVGVVTYKLAAHAADLAKGHPAAQVRDDALSKARFEFRWRDQFNLSLDPETAMQYHDQTLPAEGAKTAHFCSMCGPKFCSMKISQEVRDFASKQNQSAEGFIASEKLGADTAAASKAAAEEGMREMSEKYKDMGDRLYLPADEVG